A region from the Hippopotamus amphibius kiboko isolate mHipAmp2 chromosome 15, mHipAmp2.hap2, whole genome shotgun sequence genome encodes:
- the LOC130837351 gene encoding olfactory receptor 2T27-like — MDQKNETSTDFILLGLFPWFRHLYLLILIILIIYTVAFTGNSILILLIWLDSHLHTPMYFLLSQLSLIDLAYISSTVPKMVTNYFTGKKNISYFACATQLFFFLTLGLAECILLTLMAYDRYVAVCNPLRYTVLMNPKVCLQMAAAAWIGGALAALVHTIYPMNFPICGSREINHYFCEMPAILRMSCMDISDYEVVKFVSTVVFLLVPCILILTSYTFIFLTVLRMNSRKGKNKALATCSSHLTVVSLYFGQAIFIYMTPTSSHTPEQDQIGAVLGTIVTPMLNPLIYSLRNKEVVGALRKCMGRCYN, encoded by the coding sequence ATGGACCAGAAGAATGAAACTTCAACTGACTTCATCCTCCTGGGGCTCTTTCCCTGGTTCAGACATCTCTACCTCCTCATTCTCATTATCCTCATTATCTACACTGTTGCCTTTACTGGAAACTCCATACTAATCCTCCTCATCTGGCTGGACTCCcatctccacacccccatgtacttcctgCTCAGTCAGCTCTCCCTCATTGACCTGGCTTACATCTCCAGCACAGTCCCCAAAATGGTCACCAACTATTTCACCGGGAAGAAGAACATTTCCTATTTTGCATGTGCTACTCAGCTCTTCTTTTTCCTCACCCTTGGCCTTGCTGAGTGCATCTTGCTGACTCttatggcctatgaccgctatgtggctgTCTGTAACCCCCTGCGATACACAGTCCTCATGAACCCTAAGGTCTGTCTCCAGATGGCTGCTGCAGCATGGATTGGTGGAGCCCTTGCAGCCCTTGTACACACCATCTATCCAATGAATTTCCCTATCTGTGGTTCCAGGGAGATTAATCATTATTTTTGTGAAATGCCTGCCATCCTGAGAATGTCTTGTATGGACATATCAGACTATGAGGTGGTGAAATTTGTGTCAACCGTTGTATTTCTCCTGGTCCCATGTATTCTCATCCTGACCTCCTACACTTTCATCTTTCTCACTGTCCTCAGGATGAACTCTCGCAAGGGCAAAAACAAAGCCCTggccacctgctcctcccacctaACAGTGGTGAGTCTTTACTTTGGTCAGGCCATCTTCATCTACATGACACCCACCTCATCCCACACACCTGAGCAAGACCAGATTGGAGCTGTTCTTGGCACCATAGTGACCCCCATGCTCAACCCACTTATCTATAGCCTGAGGAACAAAGAAGTGGTGGGGGCTCTGAGAAAGTGCATGGGAAGGTGTTACAATTGA